The following coding sequences are from one Candidatus Zixiibacteriota bacterium window:
- a CDS encoding Hsp20/alpha crystallin family protein, giving the protein MMTYCKTCLPPAEIKQTENGYIIIMELPGSFRDDIKIWQENGILTITGEKKAPSGDRIFSERVFGEFTRSFRLPEDVDLDKIEANYSDGVITVEIPKQESVKPRNIKIK; this is encoded by the coding sequence ATGATGACATACTGCAAAACCTGTTTACCGCCTGCTGAGATAAAGCAAACCGAAAATGGCTACATCATTATAATGGAACTGCCTGGCAGTTTCCGTGATGATATTAAGATCTGGCAGGAAAATGGTATTCTCACGATCACCGGCGAGAAAAAAGCTCCCTCCGGAGACCGTATCTTTAGCGAACGAGTTTTTGGTGAATTCACCCGCTCATTCAGATTGCCCGAGGATGTCGACCTTGACAAAATCGAGGCTAATTACAGCGATGGCGTAATTACAGTCGAGATTCCCAAGCAAGAAAGCGTTAAACCAAGAAATATTAAAATTAAATAA